A genomic window from Littorina saxatilis isolate snail1 unplaced genomic scaffold, US_GU_Lsax_2.0 SUPER_12_unloc_2, whole genome shotgun sequence includes:
- the LOC138954172 gene encoding sodium- and chloride-dependent glycine transporter 1-like, with protein MLRRLVVPCLNRSIAPDTHTRGRWGNNLYYLVTLISSTVGLGNLWRFPFLVHSNGGGAFLLIYLLIMVLVGIPLCSMELVLGQFTSRSPARCYEFCPLFEGVGFSTLVISLLYNTYYSVITSWSLLYFFKSFTSKLPWAECDRKWATDFCWDYLIPSNVSACTASGWVAEKDGACYNTSVIPKRITALWNVSLATENGIDRVLPAQDYLLNEVLGVDKEGVGLTHLGELNMELVGCLFFIWSMMCLSVITGLKSLIKMECLTMIYSTVVLLILFVFGFTLDGAMEGITYYLTPDLSKLLEVTVWEMAMGQVFYTLSISVSTLVGLASYNVFNSDPVLHAVILAIANASVSFMSGFVVFTSLGYVSQLMDIELDQLDAGGTTLVFVIYPAALTRQKYGQFLSCIYYLMIFCLALSTSIGTLQVFLGALYDLFPFTRIHPKPTRVLMCMVYFLVCLPMVTDAGLIFVNILNYYLFSFNIFIMSLLTVTAVSWVYGLRHFLVDVEVMIGLDVLHCVPWAWGKYYLSACWLVLSPACLVFICVLEFIGMEQPERVDHRGHLLGLGLSCLTLLPIPLAAIYSLLRRSGTLLQRLRAATTPSEMWGPASIKHRRIWLSVYAGKLGEHTMASGASLKEGFTDRRRPSSFRGSE; from the coding sequence ATGTTGAGACGTCTTGTCGTTCCCTGTTTAAATAGATCTATAGCaccagacacgcacacacgaggACGATGGGGAAACAACCTGTACTACTTGGTGACCCTAATCTCTAGCACCGTAGGTCTTGGCAATTTGTGGCGCTTTCCTTTTCTCGTGCACTCAAACGGGGGCGGGGCCTTCCTGCTTATTTACCTTCTGATAATGGTGCTGGTGGGCATACCGCTGTGCTCCATGGAGCTCGTGCTGGGACAGTTTACAAGCAGGTCGCCTGCAAGATGTTACGAGTTCTGCCCGCTCTTCGAGGGTGTGGGTTTCTCCACACTTGTGATCTCACTGTTATACAATACTTACTATAGCGTCATTACGTCCTGGTCCCTGCTCTACTTCTTCAAGTCATTCACGAGCAAACTACCGTGGGCCGAGTGTGATAGGAAGTGGGCCACGGACTTCTGCTGGGACTACCTGATCCCTTCCAACGTGTCGGCCTGCACCGCGTCAGGCTGGGTGGCGGAGAAGGACGGAGCGTGCTACAATACCAGCGTCATCCCAAAACGCATCACCGCCCTATGGAACGTCAGCCTGGCCACGGAGAACGGCATCGATCGCGTCCTCCCGGCCCAGGATTACTTGCTTAACGAAGTCCTGGGCGTGGACAAGGAGGGCGTGGGTCTGACCCACCTGGGCGAGCTCAACATGGAGCTGGTCGGATGCCTCTTCTTTATCTGGTCCAtgatgtgtttgtctgtgatcACAGGGTTAAAGAGTTTGATCAAGATGGAATGCTTGACAATGATCTACAGTACAGTGGTTCTcctcattctttttgttttcggCTTCACTCTGGACGGCGCCATGGAAGGCATCACGTACTACCTGACCCCGGACCTGTCCAAGCTGTTAGAGGTCACTGTGTGGGAGATGGCTATGGGGCAGGTATTCTACACGCTTTCCATCTCTGTCTCAACGCTAGTCGGCCTGGCCAGCTACAACGTCTTCAACTCAGACCCCGTGCTGCACGCCGTCATCTTGGCCATAGCCAACGCCTCCGTCAGCTTCATGAGTGGCTTCGTCGTCTTCACGTCGCTTGGTTACGTGTCCCAGCTGATGGACATCGAATTAGATCAGCTGGATGCAGGCGGCACCACTCTGGTCTTCGTCATCTATCCTGCCGCCCTCACGCGGCAGAAATATGGCCAGTTCTTGTCGTGCATCTACTACCTGATGATCTTCTGCTTGGCCTTGTCCACCTCTATCGGCACCTTGCAGGTTTTCCTCGGCGCGCTCTACGACCTGTTCCCCTTCACCCGCATCCATCCCAAGCCCACGCGCGTGCTGATGTGCATGGTGTACTTCTTGGTCTGCCTGCCCATGGTGACCGACGCGGGGCTGATCTTTGTCAACATCTTGAACTACTACCTGTTCTCTTTCAACATTTTCATTATGTCGCTGTTGACAGTGACGGCAGTGTCGTGGGTGTACGGACTGCGTCACTTCCTTGTGGACGTGGAGGTGATGATAGGACTCGACGTGCTGCACTGCGTGCCCTGGGCTTGGGGCAAGTACTACCTAAGCGCCTGCTGGCTGGTCTTGAGCCCCGCCTGTTTGGTCTTCATCTGCGTGCTGGAGTTCATTGGGATGGAGCAGCCGGAACGTGTGGACCACAGGGGCCACCTACTGGGGCTGGGACTGTCCTGCCTGACGCTGCTGCCCATACCGCTGGCCGCGATCTACAGCCTGCTGCGCCGCTCCGGAACTTTGCTGCAGAGGCTGCGCGCCGCCACCACGCCCAGCGAGATGTGGGGACCCGCCTCCATCAAGCACCGCAGGATCTGGCTCAGCGTCTATGCTGGCAAGCTGGGCGAGCACACCATGGCTAGCGGGGCGTCGCTGAAAGAAGGCTTCACAGACAGACGAAGACCCAGCAGCTTTCGAGGAAGCGAATAA